One Halarcobacter ebronensis genomic window carries:
- a CDS encoding YeiH family protein, whose protein sequence is MFTKENRENTLNGILFVALFACAATFLAEFRVFKNLGISPLIIGIILGMLYANTLRNRLPKEWQPGIIFSTKTILRTGIVFYGFRLTFQSIEAVGFSGVLVSALVVFLTFVIGYFVGTKILKLDRDTTILTTAGSSICGAAAVLATEPVINAKPYKSAVAVSTVVLFGTIAMFLYPFLYKAGFIPFNQTAMGVYIGGTIHEVAHVVAAGNAIGSEASSNGIIVKMIRVMMIAPFLIFLSIWLAKTAKEKTKDKRAKITIPWFAVMFIVVVGFNSFEFLPLVAVDTINNLDTFALTMAMSALGMETSFDKFKDVGAKPVYLAFILFLWLIFGGFFIVKFAMAL, encoded by the coding sequence ATGTTTACAAAAGAGAATAGGGAAAATACACTAAATGGAATACTTTTTGTTGCTCTTTTTGCCTGCGCTGCTACTTTTTTAGCAGAGTTTAGAGTTTTTAAAAACTTAGGAATTAGTCCTTTGATTATTGGAATTATTCTAGGGATGCTTTATGCAAATACTTTAAGAAATAGATTACCAAAAGAGTGGCAACCAGGAATAATCTTCTCTACAAAAACTATTTTAAGAACAGGTATAGTTTTTTATGGTTTTAGACTTACTTTCCAAAGTATTGAAGCTGTTGGATTTAGTGGTGTTTTAGTTAGTGCTTTAGTTGTATTTTTAACTTTTGTTATTGGATATTTTGTTGGAACAAAAATTTTAAAATTAGATAGAGATACAACAATCTTAACAACAGCAGGAAGTTCTATTTGCGGTGCAGCAGCAGTTTTAGCAACTGAACCAGTTATAAATGCCAAACCATATAAAAGTGCAGTTGCAGTCTCAACGGTAGTCTTATTTGGAACAATTGCTATGTTTTTGTACCCATTTTTATATAAAGCTGGATTTATTCCTTTTAATCAAACAGCTATGGGAGTATATATTGGTGGAACTATTCATGAAGTTGCCCATGTAGTTGCAGCTGGAAATGCAATTGGAAGTGAAGCAAGTTCTAATGGAATTATTGTAAAAATGATTAGGGTTATGATGATAGCTCCTTTTCTAATTTTTTTATCAATTTGGTTGGCAAAAACTGCCAAAGAGAAGACAAAAGATAAAAGAGCAAAGATAACAATACCTTGGTTTGCTGTTATGTTTATTGTTGTAGTAGGTTTTAACTCTTTTGAATTTTTACCTTTAGTTGCTGTTGATACAATAAATAATCTTGATACATTTGCTTTAACAATGGCAATGTCAGCCCTTGGAATGGAGACAAGTTTTGATAAGTTTAAAGATGTGGGAGCAAAACCTGTATATTTAGCATTTATTTTATTCTTATGGTTGATTTTTGGTGGGTTTTTTATTGTAAAGTTTGCCATGGCTTTGTAA
- a CDS encoding sulfite exporter TauE/SafE family protein: protein MLGIESIILYILLGSFVGVAAGLFGIGGGGIIVPALTMIFFMQEMPSENMMHMALGTSMATIVVTSISSLRAHHKKGGVLWDVFKMLAPGIIIGTFLATFLASILSSKHLAIFFSIFMAYVSIQMFLNKKPKPSRKIAGPKLQFTAGTIIGAISAMVSIGGGSLTVPYLIWQNVDIRKAIGTSAAVGFPIAVSGTLGFIVNGWENTDLEHYVFGFVSLPAFFFIALFSYLTAPIGVKLAHTLPVDTVKKYFACLLMFLCIKMLYSFI from the coding sequence ATGTTAGGAATAGAATCAATCATACTTTACATCCTTCTTGGCTCTTTTGTTGGAGTAGCAGCTGGACTTTTTGGAATAGGTGGTGGTGGAATTATTGTTCCAGCTTTAACAATGATATTTTTTATGCAAGAGATGCCTTCTGAGAATATGATGCATATGGCATTAGGAACTTCAATGGCAACAATTGTTGTTACCTCAATTTCAAGTCTAAGAGCACACCACAAAAAAGGTGGAGTTTTATGGGATGTTTTTAAAATGCTTGCTCCTGGAATAATAATAGGAACTTTTTTAGCAACTTTTCTTGCTTCTATTCTTAGTTCAAAACATTTAGCAATTTTCTTTTCAATCTTTATGGCGTATGTATCTATTCAAATGTTTTTAAATAAGAAGCCAAAACCAAGTAGAAAAATAGCAGGTCCAAAGTTGCAATTTACTGCTGGAACAATAATTGGGGCAATCTCAGCAATGGTATCAATTGGAGGAGGTTCTTTAACCGTTCCTTATCTTATTTGGCAAAATGTGGATATTAGAAAAGCAATAGGAACAAGTGCTGCTGTTGGTTTTCCCATTGCTGTAAGTGGAACTTTGGGATTTATTGTAAATGGTTGGGAAAATACAGATTTAGAACACTATGTATTTGGTTTTGTCTCTCTTCCAGCTTTCTTTTTTATTGCACTTTTTAGTTATCTAACTGCACCAATAGGAGTAAAACTAGCTCACACTTTACCTGTTGATACTGTAAAGAAATATTTTGCTTGTTTACTAATGTTTTTATGTATAAAAATGCTCTATTCTTTTATTTAG
- the dapE gene encoding succinyl-diaminopimelate desuccinylase, producing the protein MTSIELFQKLLRFKSLTPHDDGAFDFIEEYLGDTWSCIKVDMEGVKNRFFYKKFNEKKQHLCFAGHIDVVPVGQGWEIDPFAAEVVDGVISARGSQDMKSGDAAFLYACKHAQNFDGTLSILMTSDEEGEGTYGTIKMLEHLKEIDFIPNYAVVAEPTCEEVFGDAIKVGRRGSINGYITIKGKQGHAAYPEKCINPVHNFASILPKLAGYNLDNGDEYFAPSKMVITDIRGGMEVTNVTPNELKLMFNVRNSTNTTRESVEAFIHKNLEGLEYDFVSTQGSFPFVTNKESKVVKAMENSIKEVLGVTTKHSTHGGTSDARYFGAFGIEAIEFGVINDTIHSIGERTTVKEVEGLTAVFEDLIKNF; encoded by the coding sequence ATGACAAGCATAGAGTTATTTCAAAAACTATTAAGATTTAAATCACTTACACCCCATGATGATGGAGCTTTTGATTTTATAGAAGAGTATTTAGGTGATACTTGGTCGTGTATCAAAGTTGATATGGAAGGTGTAAAAAATAGATTTTTTTATAAAAAATTCAATGAGAAAAAGCAACACTTATGTTTTGCAGGACATATAGATGTAGTACCTGTAGGGCAGGGTTGGGAAATAGACCCTTTTGCAGCAGAAGTTGTAGATGGAGTAATAAGTGCAAGAGGTTCTCAAGATATGAAAAGTGGTGATGCTGCCTTTTTATATGCTTGTAAACATGCACAAAATTTTGATGGAACACTTTCAATTTTAATGACAAGTGATGAAGAGGGTGAGGGAACTTATGGAACTATCAAAATGCTTGAACACTTAAAAGAGATAGACTTTATACCAAATTATGCAGTTGTAGCAGAACCAACTTGTGAAGAGGTTTTTGGTGATGCTATAAAAGTAGGGCGACGTGGAAGTATAAATGGATATATCACTATAAAAGGTAAACAAGGTCATGCTGCATACCCTGAAAAATGCATTAATCCAGTTCATAACTTTGCCTCAATTTTACCAAAACTAGCAGGGTATAACCTTGATAATGGAGATGAATATTTTGCCCCATCAAAGATGGTAATAACTGATATAAGAGGTGGTATGGAAGTTACAAATGTAACACCAAATGAACTGAAACTGATGTTCAATGTAAGAAATTCAACCAATACCACAAGAGAGTCTGTAGAAGCATTTATCCATAAAAATTTAGAAGGTTTAGAGTATGACTTTGTGAGCACACAAGGCTCATTTCCTTTTGTAACCAATAAAGAATCAAAAGTGGTAAAAGCTATGGAAAACTCTATAAAAGAGGTTTTAGGAGTAACCACAAAACACTCAACACATGGAGGAACTTCTGACGCCAGATATTTTGGAGCTTTTGGAATAGAAGCCATAGAGTTTGGTGTTATAAATGATACTATTCATAGTATTGGTGAGAGAACTACAGTTAAAGAAGTAGAAGGGTTAACTGCTGTTTTTGAGGACTTGATTAAAAACTTTTAG
- a CDS encoding ORF6N domain-containing protein, with translation MENLPKQLIENQIYDIRNLKVMLDSDLATLYQVETKRINEAVKNNPEKFPEDFYFELSEKEFEVLRSKISTTKFTKTRTLPKVFTEQGVYMLATVLKSKVATDVTINIMRTFTKLREFAITYKDIVIELKNLKEDLKLNKNQTIENTKHIKTAFELLTQILEDTKKTDDKVMGFRVEKKN, from the coding sequence ATGGAAAACTTACCAAAACAATTGATTGAAAATCAAATCTATGATATTCGTAACTTAAAAGTGATGTTAGATAGTGACTTGGCAACTCTTTATCAAGTAGAAACTAAAAGAATAAATGAAGCTGTAAAAAATAACCCTGAAAAATTTCCTGAAGATTTTTATTTTGAACTTAGTGAAAAAGAGTTTGAAGTTTTGCGGTCGAAAATTTCGACCACAAAATTTACTAAAACAAGAACATTACCTAAAGTGTTTACAGAACAGGGCGTATATATGCTAGCAACTGTACTAAAAAGTAAAGTTGCCACAGATGTAACTATAAACATCATGCGCACCTTTACAAAGCTTAGAGAGTTTGCAATAACTTATAAAGATATAGTAATAGAACTAAAAAATCTAAAAGAAGATTTGAAACTAAATAAAAATCAAACAATAGAAAATACTAAACATATCAAAACAGCCTTTGAACTACTTACTCAAATACTTGAAGATACAAAAAAGACAGATGATAAAGTGATGGGGTTTAGGGTTGAAAAAAAGAATTAG
- a CDS encoding P-loop NTPase fold protein: protein MPNKYINEFLDYYTKLPNPQYAVLLKGKWGSGKTHFINGYKKQLYKNQQKYIYVSLYGVTSFDEIETKFLEAIHPRLYNKKTIFAGKIAKQLLKGTLKIDLNDDGKADGKADGNASVQIPNFKPEDLLNTKDYILIFDDLERSGINIIDLLGYINFFVEHQSYKVILIANEEELEKTDKYPQIKEKLIGKTFEFKTNPSAAFDSFLSELKNEKRVKEDILEKEKSKILKLFKNSKSNNLRFLRQTLLDFERLHDEILIKYYEKEEMIKDILYWFFLFSFEIKRGNDEVLDLLNDEQNSNFLSLFSFKKKEELTFLDKYKHDDNSDVIISIVQWKEILINSNIQKDEIEKALENSKYYIDENTPSWKKLSSFHNLTDEEFIILLEDVFKRFQSNEYKDYKHFKFISSLLLFFQEKELLDIEFEKLFDLIKINFKVLFDENNFNIEDIYFIKNRAITDTSYENIAYFESENFEKLKSYIDEVLEEKKNLKQKEDSEKIILAIKEKDTQILLDLLEGKNDIRFIYYKDKPILNNININNLVNVLINTDGLTMHYFGGILKDRYYKGKENLFVEDAFLKKILKKSEEYIKENKGKLSAYNLNEQIVKNLEVALEKIEKLKQ from the coding sequence ATGCCTAATAAATATATTAATGAATTTTTAGATTATTATACAAAACTTCCAAATCCTCAATATGCAGTCCTTTTAAAGGGAAAGTGGGGAAGTGGAAAAACACATTTTATTAATGGGTATAAAAAACAATTATATAAAAATCAACAAAAATATATTTATGTAAGTTTGTATGGAGTTACTTCTTTTGATGAAATAGAAACTAAGTTTTTAGAAGCTATACATCCAAGACTTTACAATAAAAAAACTATTTTTGCAGGAAAAATTGCTAAACAACTTTTAAAAGGTACTTTAAAAATTGATTTAAATGATGATGGAAAAGCTGATGGAAAAGCTGATGGAAATGCAAGTGTTCAAATACCTAATTTTAAGCCTGAAGATTTATTAAATACTAAAGATTATATTTTAATATTTGATGATTTAGAAAGAAGTGGTATAAATATTATTGATTTACTTGGATATATAAACTTTTTTGTAGAACATCAATCTTATAAAGTAATTCTTATTGCAAATGAAGAAGAACTAGAAAAAACGGATAAATATCCTCAAATAAAAGAAAAACTTATTGGAAAAACTTTTGAGTTTAAAACAAATCCGAGTGCTGCATTTGATAGTTTTTTAAGTGAATTAAAAAATGAGAAAAGAGTAAAAGAAGATATTTTAGAAAAAGAAAAATCAAAAATATTAAAACTTTTTAAAAATTCAAAATCAAATAATCTTAGGTTTTTAAGACAAACGTTACTTGATTTTGAAAGGCTTCATGATGAAATTTTAATAAAATATTATGAAAAAGAAGAGATGATTAAAGATATTTTATATTGGTTTTTTCTCTTTTCTTTTGAAATAAAACGAGGGAATGATGAAGTTTTAGATTTGCTTAATGATGAACAAAACTCTAATTTTTTATCATTGTTTTCTTTTAAAAAGAAAGAAGAATTAACTTTTTTAGATAAATATAAACATGATGATAATTCTGATGTGATTATCTCTATTGTACAATGGAAAGAAATATTAATTAATTCAAATATTCAAAAAGATGAAATTGAAAAAGCTTTAGAAAATAGCAAATACTACATTGATGAAAATACTCCTTCATGGAAAAAGTTAAGCTCTTTTCATAATTTAACAGATGAGGAATTTATAATACTGTTAGAAGATGTATTTAAAAGGTTTCAATCTAATGAATATAAGGATTATAAACATTTTAAGTTTATATCTTCCTTGTTGTTATTTTTTCAAGAAAAAGAGTTATTAGATATTGAATTTGAAAAACTTTTTGATTTAATAAAGATAAATTTTAAAGTATTATTTGATGAAAATAATTTTAATATAGAGGATATATACTTTATAAAAAATAGAGCAATTACCGATACAAGTTATGAAAATATTGCATATTTTGAAAGTGAAAATTTTGAAAAATTGAAAAGTTATATAGATGAAGTTTTGGAAGAAAAAAAGAATTTAAAGCAAAAAGAAGATTCAGAAAAAATCATTTTAGCAATAAAAGAAAAAGATACACAAATACTTCTTGATTTATTAGAAGGTAAAAATGATATTAGATTTATTTATTATAAAGATAAACCAATATTAAATAATATAAATATTAATAATTTAGTTAATGTACTTATTAACACAGATGGCTTAACTATGCATTATTTTGGAGGAATTTTAAAAGATAGATATTATAAGGGAAAAGAAAACTTATTTGTAGAAGATGCTTTTCTAAAAAAAATATTGAAAAAATCTGAAGAGTATATTAAAGAAAATAAAGGAAAACTTAGTGCCTATAATTTAAATGAACAAATAGTTAAAAATTTAGAAGTTGCATTAGAGAAAATAGAAAAATTAAAACAATAA
- a CDS encoding helix-hairpin-helix domain-containing protein, with product MPFSKEEKQKLLEVKFVGETVIKRFEQIGIDSLEVLSKSSLEEITDIVSDILGSSCWKNSPQAKKAVQNAIGYAKSIQ from the coding sequence ATGCCATTTTCAAAAGAAGAAAAACAAAAGCTTTTAGAAGTAAAGTTTGTAGGCGAAACAGTTATAAAAAGATTTGAGCAAATAGGTATTGATTCGTTGGAGGTTTTATCTAAAAGTAGTCTGGAAGAGATTACAGATATTGTTTCAGATATTTTGGGAAGCAGTTGTTGGAAAAATTCTCCCCAAGCTAAAAAAGCGGTACAAAATGCGATTGGTTATGCTAAATCTATTCAATAA
- a CDS encoding AAA family ATPase, which translates to MKNKLHFMCGKMAAGKSTLSKKLSKEHNAIFLSEDELLKKLYPDEIKTIEDYIKYSKRLKDTMFEFIIDLLKKGNEVVLDFPANTVSQRQWFKNIFETANVEHIMYYVKRSDEVCKEQLKKRNENLPKDAPLIDEATFDAITKYFQEPKEEEGFNIMYE; encoded by the coding sequence ATGAAAAATAAATTGCATTTTATGTGTGGAAAAATGGCAGCAGGTAAATCGACACTGTCAAAAAAACTCTCTAAAGAACATAATGCCATTTTTTTAAGTGAAGATGAACTTTTAAAAAAGTTATATCCCGATGAAATAAAAACCATTGAAGATTATATAAAGTATTCAAAAAGATTAAAAGATACGATGTTTGAATTTATTATTGACCTTTTAAAAAAAGGCAATGAAGTTGTTTTGGATTTTCCAGCAAATACTGTTTCTCAAAGGCAGTGGTTTAAAAATATATTTGAAACAGCAAATGTTGAACATATTATGTATTATGTAAAAAGAAGTGATGAAGTGTGTAAAGAGCAACTAAAAAAAAGAAATGAAAACTTACCAAAAGATGCTCCTTTGATAGATGAAGCAACTTTTGATGCAATTACCAAATATTTTCAAGAACCAAAAGAAGAGGAAGGTTTTAATATAATGTATGAGTAA
- a CDS encoding AraC family transcriptional regulator has product MDKFIYKNKLDITALSAKMSKFSYKKHAHEEYTLGVTLNGVQQYNLEGVSQTSYKNGVMLFNPEQVHDGKAGNFKDGLDYVMLYIKPELFLEALEKKDIVTFSKPIVYEDKLKNDILNLSYSILNNKDITLCNELYLNLMSNFTSKDFSLEYTNETEFIKKAKEIIYYNLDEVLDIDEISKELSISKFQFIRIFKANTGITPYQYFLNCKIVHAKKHLDTTKDLYGTVVEFGFTDLSHLNRHFKRVYGVTAYEYISKS; this is encoded by the coding sequence ATGGATAAATTTATATATAAAAATAAATTAGATATTACTGCTTTATCTGCAAAAATGAGTAAATTCTCTTATAAAAAACATGCACATGAAGAATACACCTTAGGTGTTACTTTAAATGGTGTTCAACAATATAACTTAGAAGGAGTTTCTCAAACATCATATAAAAATGGTGTTATGCTTTTTAATCCAGAACAAGTACATGATGGAAAGGCAGGGAACTTCAAAGATGGATTAGATTATGTTATGCTTTATATTAAACCTGAACTATTTTTAGAAGCTTTAGAAAAAAAAGATATAGTCACTTTTTCTAAACCTATTGTTTATGAAGATAAATTGAAAAATGATATATTAAACCTTTCTTATTCAATATTAAACAATAAAGACATCACTTTATGTAATGAACTATATTTAAACTTGATGAGTAATTTTACTTCAAAAGACTTCTCTTTAGAATATACAAATGAAACAGAATTTATAAAAAAAGCAAAAGAGATTATTTACTATAATCTTGATGAAGTTCTAGATATTGATGAAATATCTAAAGAATTAAGTATTTCAAAATTTCAATTTATTAGGATTTTTAAAGCAAATACAGGAATAACTCCTTATCAATATTTTTTAAACTGTAAAATAGTTCATGCAAAAAAACATTTGGATACAACAAAAGATTTATATGGAACTGTAGTTGAGTTTGGATTTACTGATCTTTCCCATTTAAATAGGCATTTTAAAAGAGTTTATGGTGTTACAGCGTATGAATATATATCAAAGAGTTAA
- a CDS encoding LysE family translocator, with product MNILSFLIYCIIITFTPGPTHIVTLSTVQNYGVKRAVSFCYGASIAFVIILVLSVILNSLLASFIPKAMLVMEIIGASYILYLAYQIYNMDNSSNEKKDFGTFKSGFLMQFINPKVILFCITVFPSFIMPYYSSLFELLIFAIVVASIGSMSFFFWVIFGSLLKSFLKKHKRISNTLLSLFLVYCAIMISGVTEFS from the coding sequence ATGAATATATTATCATTTTTAATCTACTGTATTATCATCACATTTACCCCAGGCCCTACTCATATAGTTACTTTGTCAACTGTTCAAAACTATGGAGTAAAAAGAGCAGTTAGTTTTTGTTATGGAGCATCTATTGCTTTTGTAATTATTTTAGTATTGTCTGTTATTTTAAACTCTTTATTGGCTTCATTTATACCAAAAGCTATGCTTGTAATGGAAATAATTGGGGCAAGCTATATTTTATATTTAGCATATCAAATTTATAATATGGATAATTCATCAAATGAGAAAAAAGATTTTGGCACTTTTAAATCTGGATTTTTAATGCAGTTTATAAATCCAAAAGTGATTCTTTTTTGCATAACAGTTTTTCCAAGTTTTATTATGCCTTATTATAGCTCTTTATTTGAGTTACTTATTTTTGCTATTGTTGTTGCAAGTATAGGTTCAATGTCATTCTTTTTCTGGGTAATATTTGGAAGCTTATTAAAGTCATTTTTGAAAAAACATAAAAGAATTTCAAATACATTATTATCCCTGTTTTTAGTATATTGTGCTATTATGATATCAGGAGTTACGGAGTTTAGCTAA
- a CDS encoding DUF2000 family protein, which produces MEFQTKVAIVVAEDLQSWQKLNVVSFLTSGIVGQSPQIIGEIYIDKSGKEYSPLSIQPTIILKTSREKLQTILQRAKSKEITVALYIEDMFATGHDSANRETVRAYKTENLPVVGIGIRAEKKIVDKVTRGAKLHE; this is translated from the coding sequence ATGGAATTTCAAACTAAAGTAGCAATAGTAGTTGCTGAAGACTTACAAAGTTGGCAAAAATTAAATGTAGTCTCTTTTTTAACTTCTGGAATTGTGGGACAATCTCCACAAATAATTGGAGAAATATATATAGACAAATCAGGAAAAGAATATTCTCCTTTAAGTATTCAACCAACGATAATCTTAAAAACTTCTAGAGAAAAGTTACAGACTATTCTTCAACGTGCAAAATCTAAAGAAATCACAGTTGCATTATATATCGAAGATATGTTTGCCACTGGTCACGACTCTGCCAATAGGGAAACAGTTCGTGCTTATAAAACAGAAAATCTTCCTGTGGTTGGAATTGGTATAAGAGCAGAAAAAAAGATTGTTGATAAAGTGACTAGAGGTGCGAAACTACATGAATAG
- a CDS encoding HAMP domain-containing methyl-accepting chemotaxis protein, whose translation MFKNIKITTKLSLGFGIVLVLIGVLGFISLQRMSMINEESSIMSNNWMPSIKVVEEINTNTSDLRITEYLHVLSQTPEDMKKAEDEMAEVLNTIKKNRAIYEKLISSSEEQDVYDMFSKEFSNYLKINEHLLKVSRQNKTEEAMKILQEGESSFNKYSSEMLKLVEMNIKGGQKASERGDIEYEDAKTMVLVIIVAALILGIGTAFLIIKEIVNKLNRFQIGLIAFFKYLNREIAEVKLIEIDSSDEFGSMAKVVNENIEKTEKGIEEDRKLIDETIAVLGEFEQGDLVQRLDLNVSNPALMQLKDVLNKMADNLENNINNVLDIVEQYSSYNYLNKISTKGLKEHLLKLASGVNNLGDSITEMLVENKSNGLTLEKSSNSLLNNVDKLNKSSNEAASSLEETAAALEEITSNIRSNTENIAKMSQLSVGVTESANKGEKLANDTTLAMEDINIQVAAISEAISVIDQIAFQTNILSLNAAVEAATAGEAGKGFAVVAGEVRNLASRSAEAASEIKSLVENATNKANDGKNIADEMIKGYKILNEDIQETTNLISDVENASKEQLSGIEQINIAVNQLDQQTQENAIIASETQDIASLTDQIAKFIVNDANKKEFRGKDNVVAKKNKKEKETKEKSKTTIQKENIKDEKDNDDWENF comes from the coding sequence ATGTTTAAAAATATAAAAATCACTACAAAATTAAGTTTAGGTTTTGGAATTGTTTTAGTACTAATTGGTGTACTTGGATTTATTTCTTTACAACGAATGAGCATGATAAATGAAGAATCATCAATAATGTCAAATAATTGGATGCCAAGTATCAAAGTGGTAGAAGAGATTAATACTAATACTTCTGATCTACGTATTACAGAATACTTACATGTATTATCACAAACTCCAGAAGATATGAAAAAAGCAGAAGATGAAATGGCAGAAGTATTAAATACTATCAAAAAAAATCGTGCAATATATGAAAAATTAATTTCTTCTTCTGAAGAGCAAGATGTATATGATATGTTCTCAAAAGAGTTTAGCAATTATTTAAAAATAAATGAACACCTATTAAAGGTTTCGAGACAAAATAAGACAGAAGAAGCAATGAAAATTTTACAAGAAGGGGAATCTTCATTTAATAAATACTCTTCTGAGATGCTTAAATTGGTTGAAATGAATATTAAAGGTGGACAAAAAGCTAGTGAAAGAGGAGATATCGAATATGAAGATGCAAAAACAATGGTTCTTGTGATTATTGTTGCAGCACTTATATTAGGAATTGGAACAGCTTTTCTTATTATTAAAGAGATTGTTAATAAACTAAATAGATTCCAAATAGGATTAATAGCATTCTTTAAATACTTAAATCGAGAGATAGCAGAAGTAAAATTGATAGAAATCGATTCATCAGATGAATTTGGCAGTATGGCAAAAGTAGTAAATGAAAATATTGAAAAAACTGAAAAGGGTATAGAAGAAGATAGGAAATTAATAGATGAAACTATTGCAGTATTAGGGGAATTTGAACAAGGTGACTTAGTGCAAAGATTAGATTTAAATGTATCAAATCCAGCTTTAATGCAGCTAAAAGATGTATTAAATAAAATGGCAGATAATCTAGAAAATAATATTAATAATGTATTAGATATTGTAGAACAATACTCTTCATATAACTATTTAAACAAAATATCTACAAAAGGATTAAAAGAACATCTTTTAAAACTTGCCTCTGGAGTAAATAATTTAGGCGATTCGATAACTGAAATGTTAGTGGAAAATAAATCAAATGGTTTAACACTAGAAAAAAGCTCAAATAGTTTACTAAATAATGTAGATAAATTAAATAAAAGTTCCAATGAAGCAGCAAGTTCACTTGAAGAAACGGCAGCAGCTTTAGAAGAGATAACAAGTAATATTAGAAGTAATACAGAAAACATAGCAAAAATGTCTCAACTTTCAGTTGGAGTAACTGAATCAGCGAATAAAGGTGAAAAACTAGCAAATGACACAACATTAGCAATGGAAGATATAAATATACAAGTTGCTGCAATAAGTGAAGCTATAAGTGTAATAGACCAAATAGCTTTCCAAACGAATATTCTAAGTTTAAATGCAGCAGTGGAAGCGGCAACGGCAGGTGAAGCAGGAAAAGGTTTTGCTGTTGTTGCAGGGGAAGTTAGAAACTTAGCATCTAGAAGTGCTGAAGCTGCAAGTGAAATAAAATCATTAGTAGAAAATGCAACAAATAAAGCTAATGATGGGAAAAATATTGCAGATGAGATGATAAAAGGATATAAAATATTAAATGAAGATATCCAAGAAACAACAAATCTAATCTCTGATGTTGAAAATGCTTCAAAAGAACAGCTTTCTGGAATAGAACAAATAAATATTGCTGTAAATCAATTGGATCAGCAAACACAAGAAAATGCAATAATTGCATCTGAAACACAAGATATTGCAAGCTTAACAGATCAAATAGCTAAATTTATAGTAAATGATGCCAATAAAAAAGAATTTAGAGGGAAAGATAATGTTGTAGCTAAAAAAAATAAAAAAGAGAAAGAGACAAAAGAAAAGTCAAAAACCACAATACAAAAAGAAAATATCAAAGACGAAAAAGATAATGATGATTGGGAAAACTTTTAA
- a CDS encoding helix-turn-helix transcriptional regulator yields the protein MNIFTNSTQCEVDFFHKRISKNIKKIRLENNLKQLDVALEIGINSVAFYSNCENCKYGKHFNLGHIYKIAKIFNIEPYELLK from the coding sequence ATGAATATTTTTACTAACTCAACCCAATGTGAGGTTGATTTTTTTCATAAAAGAATATCAAAAAATATTAAAAAAATAAGATTAGAAAATAACTTAAAGCAGTTGGATGTGGCATTAGAAATAGGGATTAACTCAGTTGCATTTTATTCAAATTGTGAGAACTGTAAATATGGAAAACATTTTAATTTAGGACATATTTATAAGATAGCAAAGATTTTTAATATTGAACCTTACGAATTGTTAAAATAA